From Pseudomonas poae, the proteins below share one genomic window:
- the gspG gene encoding type II secretion system major pseudopilin GspG codes for MRHTRFKPARRQGGFTLLEMLAVIVLLGIVATIVVRQVGGNVDKGKYGAGKAQLASLSMKIESYGLDVGSPPKTLQQLVDKPGNSAGWAGPYAKPSDLKDPFGHAFGYRFPGEHGAFDLIFYGQDGQPGGEGYSADLGNWE; via the coding sequence ATGCGCCATACCCGATTCAAGCCCGCCCGCCGCCAGGGCGGTTTTACCTTGCTGGAAATGCTCGCGGTGATCGTGCTGCTGGGCATCGTCGCGACCATCGTGGTACGCCAGGTCGGCGGCAATGTGGACAAGGGCAAATACGGCGCGGGCAAGGCGCAGCTGGCCAGCCTGAGCATGAAGATCGAAAGCTATGGCCTGGATGTCGGCTCGCCGCCCAAGACCCTCCAGCAACTGGTCGACAAACCCGGCAACAGCGCAGGCTGGGCTGGGCCGTATGCCAAGCCGTCGGACCTCAAGGACCCGTTCGGCCACGCGTTCGGCTATCGCTTCCCCGGTGAACATGGCGCCTTTGACCTGATTTTCTACGGTCAGGACGGCCAACCCGGCGGCGAAGGCTACAGCGCCGACCTGGGCAACTGGGAATAA
- a CDS encoding prepilin-type N-terminal cleavage/methylation domain-containing protein, producing MLSPQRGFTLLEMLVVIVLISIAAGLVGFGLQQGLRAAKERQAVGQMVEALRSTRARAIVSGTTQSTRFDLRRLSFQAPGRPLQHWPADLQVTLHTAEQAGSAVDFYPDGSSTGGNLLLANGSRRWRIDIGWLTGSVQSKALP from the coding sequence ATGCTCAGCCCCCAACGCGGCTTTACTCTGCTGGAAATGCTGGTGGTGATCGTTTTGATCAGCATCGCCGCCGGGTTGGTGGGATTTGGCTTGCAACAGGGCCTGCGCGCCGCCAAAGAGCGCCAGGCGGTCGGGCAGATGGTCGAGGCGTTGCGCAGCACGCGAGCGCGGGCGATTGTCAGCGGCACCACCCAAAGCACACGGTTTGACCTGCGCCGCCTGAGCTTCCAGGCCCCGGGTCGGCCGCTGCAGCACTGGCCGGCCGACCTGCAAGTGACCCTGCATACCGCCGAGCAGGCGGGCTCGGCGGTGGACTTCTATCCCGACGGCAGCTCCACCGGCGGCAACCTGCTGCTGGCCAACGGCAGCCGGCGCTGGCGCATCGATATTGGCTGGCTGACCGGCAGCGTGCAGTCCAAGGCGCTGCCATGA
- a CDS encoding type II secretion system protein has product MKAQGGFTLLEMLAALVLMAICSTVLLVAFGQSARSLLQVAHSDRLTHAAISVLDQEATGPLANGVRQGELDGIGWQLRIAQQPTRIGQPQLFRLDLRVSEGSRQASFSTLKLRAVNDRAGL; this is encoded by the coding sequence ATGAAGGCTCAAGGCGGTTTCACGCTCTTGGAAATGCTCGCCGCGCTGGTGCTGATGGCAATTTGCAGCACGGTGCTGCTGGTCGCCTTCGGCCAGAGTGCGCGTTCGCTGCTGCAAGTTGCCCACAGCGACCGCCTGACCCATGCCGCCATCAGTGTGCTGGATCAGGAAGCGACGGGGCCTTTGGCCAATGGCGTGCGTCAGGGCGAGCTGGACGGTATCGGCTGGCAACTGCGCATCGCCCAGCAGCCCACCCGGATCGGGCAGCCGCAGCTGTTTCGCCTTGACCTGCGCGTCAGCGAAGGTTCGCGGCAGGCCAGTTTCAGCACCTTGAAACTGCGTGCCGTCAATGACAGGGCCGGCCTGTGA
- a CDS encoding prepilin-type N-terminal cleavage/methylation domain-containing protein, giving the protein MKRHQQGFTLLEIMIVLSLLGVLLVLVGGALLGANRAVLKAQRYTVSLDEMRAAQQFLRSAISEALPLDVTEDDSQVDGFFSGGPQRMQFVATLPGVLGGGIQRFTLQLTGPEAQRDLQVAFARFESSAQVSVPASRSEPQVLLNGIQDLQFSYRGVSPKGQATGWISDWPWSKRLPYAVRIAARVNGPVPWVTQVIALRLNLSGGAPE; this is encoded by the coding sequence GTGAAGCGGCATCAGCAGGGTTTCACCTTGCTCGAAATCATGATCGTGCTCAGCTTGCTCGGGGTGTTGCTGGTGCTGGTCGGCGGTGCATTGCTGGGGGCCAATCGTGCGGTGCTCAAGGCGCAGCGCTACACGGTCAGCCTGGATGAAATGCGCGCCGCGCAGCAGTTTTTGCGCAGCGCCATCAGCGAGGCGCTGCCGTTGGACGTCACCGAGGATGACAGCCAGGTCGACGGGTTTTTCAGCGGCGGGCCGCAGCGCATGCAGTTTGTCGCGACCTTGCCCGGCGTGCTCGGCGGCGGCATTCAGCGTTTCACTTTGCAGTTGACGGGCCCCGAGGCGCAGCGCGATTTGCAAGTGGCGTTCGCCCGATTCGAGTCATCGGCACAGGTCAGTGTGCCGGCCTCGCGCAGTGAGCCGCAGGTGTTGTTGAACGGCATCCAGGACCTGCAATTCAGCTATCGCGGTGTGTCGCCCAAGGGCCAGGCCACCGGCTGGATCAGCGACTGGCCGTGGTCCAAACGCCTGCCGTATGCGGTGCGCATTGCGGCGCGGGTCAATGGGCCGGTGCCGTGGGTTACCCAGGTGATTGCGTTGCGCCTGAACCTGTCCGGCGGGGCTCCAGAATGA
- a CDS encoding type II secretion system protein GspK, protein MIRHQRGVALLLVLWVLALLSLLLGGLAGWVQLETRQAAWHRQHTQAVLAAEAGVALAMQALADPLQRKQWIADGREVPLVFDDAQLHVSLRSERGKLYLNSAEVADFARLALACGATQAQANQLARDLEVRRNQGLAPFRVVEELRQLPGMSQALYSALVPEISLWSGLDRPDPAFASALMRRALNLPHQSAVGADPGDVLVVDSRAQRPGGYHARLQATVLLSPAQGSAQPYRVLRWQE, encoded by the coding sequence ATGATCAGGCATCAGCGTGGTGTCGCCTTGCTGCTGGTGCTGTGGGTGTTGGCCTTGCTCAGCCTGTTGCTGGGTGGGCTGGCTGGCTGGGTACAACTGGAAACGCGCCAGGCTGCCTGGCATCGCCAGCATACCCAGGCGGTACTGGCTGCCGAGGCGGGAGTGGCGCTGGCGATGCAGGCGCTGGCTGATCCGTTGCAGCGCAAGCAATGGATCGCCGACGGGCGCGAAGTGCCGCTGGTGTTCGATGACGCGCAGTTGCACGTCAGCCTGCGCAGTGAGCGCGGCAAGCTGTATTTGAACAGCGCCGAGGTGGCGGACTTTGCCCGCCTGGCCCTGGCCTGCGGTGCGACACAGGCCCAGGCCAACCAACTCGCCAGAGACCTGGAAGTACGCCGCAACCAGGGACTGGCGCCGTTTCGCGTGGTGGAAGAACTGCGGCAACTGCCGGGCATGAGCCAGGCGCTGTACAGCGCGCTGGTACCCGAAATCAGCCTGTGGAGTGGCCTGGACCGGCCCGATCCGGCGTTCGCCAGCGCATTGATGCGCCGCGCACTGAACCTGCCGCACCAGAGTGCGGTGGGCGCCGACCCCGGCGATGTGCTGGTGGTCGACAGCCGCGCACAACGCCCCGGCGGCTATCACGCCCGGTTGCAAGCCACGGTGTTATTGAGCCCCGCGCAAGGCAGCGCACAACCTTATCGAGTGCTACGTTGGCAAGAATAA
- a CDS encoding PilN domain-containing protein, protein MNEHLSARLQVLALPIAQRWRGSLLQLGWRLWLKELRACLPGWLSLQDIPEHVYRWPLTAPVAPLAGEVRQVLLLAPSAVLVQTLQLPPAAARNLSTVVGYELDRFTPFDAAQLYFVARQERRTATHVQVTLVAILRERLDQILSDCAALGLQPHAVDVEDAAGAPMGIDLLPAPLRPRQRPAGKGLQRSLPWLCGALLIAAMLLWLNDRQRVLDAMHQSVREQRAQVAEVQALRQQLLNTRGAAQYLIRRKTAQPPLAALLNELTACLPPDTWVDQLEVNDGADVSFSGQSAKASALITRIKGCHSLENAQFEGVIQPDAQTGKDQFSLRAHLHQEAADAPTTDTP, encoded by the coding sequence ATAAATGAACACTTATCCGCGCGGCTGCAGGTGCTGGCGCTGCCGATCGCCCAGCGCTGGCGCGGCAGCCTGTTGCAACTGGGGTGGCGGCTGTGGCTCAAGGAATTGCGCGCCTGCTTGCCGGGATGGTTGTCGCTGCAGGACATCCCCGAGCATGTCTACCGCTGGCCGCTGACTGCGCCCGTAGCTCCCCTCGCGGGCGAGGTGCGCCAGGTGCTGTTGCTCGCGCCCTCGGCGGTGCTGGTGCAAACCCTGCAGCTGCCACCGGCCGCGGCGCGCAACCTGTCGACTGTGGTCGGCTATGAACTGGACCGCTTCACGCCGTTCGACGCCGCCCAGCTGTACTTCGTGGCGCGTCAGGAGCGCCGCACCGCCACCCACGTGCAGGTAACGCTGGTGGCGATCCTGCGCGAACGCCTGGACCAGATCCTCAGCGACTGCGCCGCGCTCGGCTTGCAGCCCCATGCCGTGGACGTGGAGGACGCCGCCGGTGCGCCGATGGGCATCGACCTGTTACCGGCGCCCTTGCGCCCACGCCAGCGGCCTGCGGGCAAAGGCTTGCAACGCAGCTTGCCGTGGCTGTGCGGCGCGCTGTTGATTGCGGCCATGCTGCTGTGGCTCAACGACCGCCAGCGCGTGCTTGACGCCATGCACCAAAGCGTACGTGAGCAACGGGCCCAGGTCGCCGAGGTCCAGGCCCTGCGCCAGCAACTGCTCAATACCCGTGGCGCCGCGCAGTATTTGATCCGGCGCAAGACGGCCCAGCCGCCCTTGGCCGCACTGCTCAACGAACTGACCGCCTGCCTGCCGCCCGATACCTGGGTCGACCAGTTGGAGGTCAATGACGGTGCCGACGTTTCCTTCTCCGGGCAAAGCGCCAAGGCGAGTGCCCTGATCACCCGGATCAAGGGCTGCCACAGCCTGGAAAACGCCCAGTTCGAAGGGGTGATCCAACCCGACGCGCAAACCGGCAAGGATCAGTTTTCCTTGCGCGCCCACCTGCACCAGGAGGCCGCCGATGCGCCGACCACTGACACCCCGTGA
- the gspM gene encoding type II secretion system protein GspM, translating to MRRPLTPRERRGAALIGLALVLGAGYWLLIDSWFAGPLRTMGEQAEQLREQQQRYAGVLLQGDSLRQQLEQARQDPASSTSLLPGDDPSAVAADLMQRIADLINSRAGLGGGCSLTQRMPITPEQDDSEPYRQVKVSLTLDCAIEPLTAILHELEYQRPFLFVDEMSIRRPPNAPVSGGAGKLVVHLLVRGYLQPAAAQQVRR from the coding sequence ATGCGCCGACCACTGACACCCCGTGAACGCCGTGGCGCGGCCCTGATCGGCCTGGCCCTGGTGCTCGGCGCCGGTTACTGGCTGCTGATCGACAGCTGGTTCGCCGGCCCCCTGCGCACCATGGGCGAGCAGGCCGAGCAGTTACGCGAGCAGCAACAGCGCTACGCCGGCGTATTGCTTCAGGGCGACTCCCTGCGCCAACAGCTTGAGCAAGCGCGGCAGGACCCGGCCAGCAGTACCAGCCTGTTGCCCGGCGATGACCCCAGCGCCGTCGCCGCCGACCTGATGCAACGCATCGCCGACCTGATCAACAGCCGCGCCGGCCTCGGTGGCGGCTGCAGCCTGACCCAGCGCATGCCGATCACCCCGGAACAGGACGACAGCGAGCCGTATCGCCAGGTCAAAGTCAGCCTGACCCTCGACTGTGCCATCGAACCCTTGACTGCGATCCTGCATGAACTGGAGTACCAGCGCCCGTTTCTGTTCGTGGATGAAATGAGCATCCGCCGCCCGCCGAATGCGCCCGTCAGCGGCGGCGCCGGCAAGCTGGTGGTGCACCTGTTGGTGCGCGGCTACCTGCAACCGGCCGCCGCCCAGCAGGTGCGCCGATGA
- the gspD gene encoding type II secretion system secretin GspD — translation MIDTFPGALRTTVFCLASAVALAGCGTFPEHLDPDEALLHEAMQGTGSQRPPVDPASEQAPVDSGQPQAKTPPQRQLIRGNQQFVRPPSAAPAMKEEGSGDIVFNFADQPIEAVINSVMGDLLHENYSIAQGVKGNVSFSTSKPVNKQQALSILETLLSWTDNAMIKQGNRYVILPANQAVAGKLVPEMRVSQPSSGLSARLFALRYISATEMQKLLKPFARENAFLLVDPARNVLSLAGTPEELANYQDTIDTFDVDWLKGMSVGVFGLQRASVAELMPELQKMFGPDSGMPLAGMVRFLPIERTNSVVAISSQPQYLSEVGDWIHTIDEGGGNEPQMYVYDVRNMKATDLAKYLRQIYGSGAIKDDTPAKVAPGLRTATLSSPGTNSTSGSTPGGLSNNLNNSQPAADDEAQEPEAEPDSAEQGTTEDAPAKSLDAGTRITAQKSSNQLLVRTRPVQWKEIESAIKRLDNPPLQVQIETRILEVKLTGELDLGVQWYLGRLAGNSTSTTVGNTAGSQGALGGGGAGLGATDSLFYSFVSSNLQVALHALETNGRTQVLSAPSLVVMNNQPAQIQVGDNIPISQTTVNTGTSDTTLSSVEYVQTGVILDVVPRINPGGLVYMDIQQQVSDAQDQASSSSDTQNNPRISTRSVSTQVAVQSGQTVLLGGLIKQDNAESVSAVPYLGKIPGLRWLFGNTSKSKDRTELIVLITPRVITSSSQARQVTDDYRQQMQLLRPGGEVVCISGG, via the coding sequence TTGATCGATACTTTCCCCGGCGCTTTGCGCACCACCGTGTTCTGCCTGGCCAGCGCCGTTGCCCTCGCGGGTTGCGGCACCTTCCCCGAGCATCTCGACCCGGACGAGGCCCTGCTGCATGAGGCGATGCAGGGCACCGGCTCGCAACGCCCGCCCGTGGACCCGGCCAGCGAACAGGCCCCGGTCGACAGCGGCCAGCCCCAGGCGAAAACCCCGCCGCAGCGCCAATTGATTCGCGGCAACCAGCAATTCGTGCGCCCGCCGTCGGCGGCACCGGCGATGAAGGAGGAGGGCAGCGGTGACATCGTGTTCAACTTCGCCGACCAGCCGATCGAGGCGGTGATCAACAGCGTGATGGGCGACCTGCTGCACGAGAACTACAGCATTGCGCAGGGGGTAAAAGGCAACGTCAGCTTCTCCACCTCAAAACCGGTGAACAAGCAGCAGGCGCTGTCGATTCTCGAAACCCTGTTGTCCTGGACCGACAACGCGATGATCAAGCAGGGCAACCGGTATGTGATCCTGCCGGCCAACCAGGCGGTGGCGGGCAAGCTGGTGCCTGAGATGCGCGTGTCGCAGCCCTCCAGCGGCCTGTCGGCGCGGCTGTTTGCGCTGCGTTATATCTCGGCCACCGAGATGCAGAAACTGCTCAAGCCCTTTGCCCGCGAGAATGCCTTCCTGCTGGTGGACCCGGCGCGCAATGTGCTGAGCCTGGCCGGTACCCCGGAAGAGTTGGCCAACTACCAGGACACCATCGACACCTTCGACGTGGACTGGCTCAAGGGCATGTCGGTGGGGGTGTTCGGCCTGCAACGCGCCTCGGTGGCCGAGTTGATGCCCGAGCTGCAAAAGATGTTCGGCCCCGACAGCGGCATGCCCCTGGCAGGCATGGTGCGCTTTTTGCCGATCGAGCGGACCAACTCGGTGGTCGCGATTTCGTCGCAGCCGCAGTACCTCAGCGAAGTCGGCGACTGGATCCACACCATCGATGAAGGCGGCGGCAACGAGCCACAGATGTACGTGTACGACGTGCGCAATATGAAGGCCACGGACCTGGCCAAATACCTGCGGCAAATCTACGGCAGCGGCGCGATCAAGGACGACACCCCGGCCAAGGTCGCCCCCGGTTTGCGCACGGCGACCTTGTCGTCGCCCGGCACCAACAGCACCTCCGGCAGCACGCCCGGTGGCCTGAGCAACAACCTGAATAACAGCCAGCCCGCCGCTGACGACGAGGCGCAGGAGCCCGAAGCCGAGCCGGACAGCGCCGAGCAGGGCACCACCGAAGACGCCCCGGCCAAAAGCCTCGACGCCGGCACCCGCATCACCGCGCAAAAAAGCAGTAACCAACTGCTGGTGCGCACCCGCCCGGTGCAATGGAAGGAGATCGAATCGGCGATCAAACGCCTCGACAACCCGCCGCTGCAAGTGCAGATCGAGACGCGCATCCTCGAAGTCAAACTCACCGGTGAACTGGACCTGGGCGTGCAGTGGTACTTGGGGCGCCTGGCGGGTAATTCCACCAGCACCACCGTGGGCAACACCGCCGGCAGCCAGGGCGCATTGGGCGGTGGCGGGGCGGGCTTGGGCGCTACGGATTCGTTGTTTTATTCCTTTGTCAGTTCCAACCTGCAGGTGGCCTTGCACGCGCTGGAAACCAATGGGCGCACCCAGGTGCTGTCGGCGCCGTCGCTGGTGGTGATGAACAACCAGCCGGCGCAGATTCAGGTGGGTGACAACATTCCGATCAGCCAGACCACGGTGAATACCGGCACCTCTGACACCACGTTGAGCAGTGTTGAGTATGTGCAGACCGGGGTGATCCTGGATGTGGTGCCGCGGATTAATCCGGGGGGGTTGGTGTATATGGATATTCAGCAGCAGGTCAGTGATGCGCAGGATCAGGCGTCGTCGAGTAGTGACACGCAGAATAATCCGCGTATTTCTACGCGGTCGGTGTCGACGCAGGTGGCTGTGCAGAGTGGGCAGACGGTGCTGCTGGGGGGGTTGATCAAGCAGGACAATGCGGAGAGTGTGAGTGCGGTGCCTTATCTTGGGAAGATTCCGGGGTTGCGGTGGTTGTTTGGGAATACCAGTAAGTCCAAGGATCGCACGGAGTTGATTGTGTTGATTACGCCTAGGGTGATTACCAGTAGCAGTCAGGCGCGGCAGGTGACGGATGATTATCGGCAGCAGATGCAGTTGTTGCGGCCGGGGGGTGAGGTTGTGTGTATATCCGGTGGTTAG
- a CDS encoding DUF6124 family protein has product MIKDSPNPPSSAGADACEGLFTLRADLDTETLLVNASQDLASISDIATHLAFEIDGAQRNVALGLCRMLEGVQLLVDKALDKTSPVTSVR; this is encoded by the coding sequence ATGATTAAAGACAGCCCAAATCCCCCAAGCTCTGCAGGCGCCGACGCCTGCGAAGGGCTCTTCACCCTGCGCGCCGATCTGGACACGGAGACCTTGCTGGTCAATGCCTCCCAAGACTTGGCGTCCATCAGCGATATCGCCACCCACCTGGCCTTTGAAATCGACGGTGCCCAGCGCAACGTAGCCCTGGGCCTATGCCGAATGCTCGAAGGCGTACAACTGCTGGTGGACAAGGCGCTGGATAAAACCAGTCCTGTTACCTCAGTGCGTTAA
- a CDS encoding TonB-dependent receptor, whose protein sequence is MKQVLQPTALLTLALLASTAQAQDDSTLSTVVVTGNRGAEQRTVTSSPVPIDVVSAKQLQSTGKPGLMEALSAVIPSLTLPEKTGWDASGIARAPNLRGLSAAEVLVLVNGKRRHTAATLNINGINTGAAPADLDLIPISAIDHVEVLRDGAAAQYGSDAIAGVINVILKADTSGTSVTNVGQGYDGKKQTVQQSLNKGFEIGNGGIVQLALDARSQNDDNKASANGYTYAQAYEQAGRSTYGGYGTPKTNLLTLGYNAELPIDDSFSLYSFTTYSRRKAEQGQNFRLPTITNTITTGPNGYPGGYTPTWFIDEDDFQAAFGGKGTVGEWDWDLSTTYGRNDAEQGTTHNQNPSLGEATPNHFTSGTWISTELTTNLDFKRGFDVGLQKPLDLSYGFEHRRDTYEVQAGDYASYANGGYCVAPGNCASSGAQVTNGISPDEESSASRNSLASYVDVGFNPVPDWYVGTAFRYEHYNQGVGATRSGKLTTRYDFTPEFAVRATVSNGFRAPSLANSLFSARSTTYGVVNGVYQSINYGVLPVGSAAAQALGAQELKPERSTSFSLGFTLTPTDRLNFTADAYVINLRDRITLTGTLLGSEITQVLQGNGITSTSGGQYFINGADTRTKGLDLVGNYNQDLGQYGALKWTAAFNWNQTKILNYKESTTILGTSYDLMDRQARNLITGVQPSTKLILGGDWSIDRFNLNLALTRYGSYKEVNVSDDRSLDRVYSAKWITDLDLGYNLTKDLNVAIGAKNLFDVYPKKQGVPSSTMVSSYGTYSPYGFTGGYYYTRLTYAF, encoded by the coding sequence ATGAAGCAAGTCTTGCAACCCACCGCCCTATTAACACTCGCCTTATTGGCCAGCACCGCCCAGGCCCAGGACGACAGCACCCTGTCCACCGTCGTAGTCACCGGCAACCGTGGCGCCGAACAACGCACCGTCACCAGCAGCCCCGTGCCAATCGACGTGGTCAGCGCCAAGCAATTGCAGAGCACCGGCAAGCCCGGTTTGATGGAAGCCTTGAGCGCAGTGATCCCCTCGCTGACCCTGCCGGAAAAAACCGGTTGGGACGCCAGCGGCATCGCCCGGGCGCCCAACCTGCGTGGCCTGAGCGCCGCCGAAGTGCTGGTGCTGGTCAATGGCAAGCGCCGCCACACCGCCGCCACTTTGAATATCAACGGCATCAACACCGGCGCGGCACCGGCCGATCTGGACTTGATCCCCATCAGCGCCATCGACCACGTGGAAGTGCTGCGTGACGGCGCCGCCGCCCAGTACGGCTCGGATGCCATCGCCGGGGTGATCAACGTGATCCTCAAGGCCGACACCAGCGGCACCTCGGTGACCAACGTCGGCCAGGGCTACGACGGCAAGAAACAGACCGTGCAACAAAGCCTCAACAAGGGGTTCGAAATCGGCAACGGCGGTATCGTGCAACTGGCGCTGGATGCGCGCAGCCAGAACGACGACAACAAGGCCAGCGCCAACGGCTACACCTACGCTCAGGCCTACGAGCAGGCCGGCCGCTCCACTTACGGCGGCTACGGCACGCCCAAGACTAACCTGCTGACCCTGGGCTACAACGCCGAGTTGCCGATCGATGACAGCTTCAGCCTGTATTCCTTCACCACCTATTCGCGGCGCAAGGCCGAGCAGGGTCAGAACTTCCGCCTGCCGACCATCACCAACACCATCACCACCGGCCCCAACGGTTACCCCGGTGGCTACACGCCCACCTGGTTTATCGATGAGGATGACTTCCAGGCCGCATTCGGCGGTAAGGGTACGGTCGGCGAGTGGGACTGGGACTTGTCCACCACCTACGGGCGCAACGATGCGGAGCAGGGCACCACGCACAACCAGAACCCGTCCCTGGGCGAGGCCACGCCGAATCACTTCACCTCCGGCACCTGGATCTCTACCGAGCTGACCACCAACCTGGACTTCAAGCGCGGCTTCGATGTCGGCCTGCAAAAGCCGCTGGACCTGAGTTACGGCTTCGAGCATCGGCGCGACACCTATGAGGTGCAGGCCGGTGACTATGCGTCCTATGCCAACGGCGGCTACTGCGTGGCGCCGGGCAACTGCGCGTCGTCCGGGGCGCAGGTCACCAACGGGATTTCGCCGGACGAGGAAAGCAGCGCCTCGCGCAACAGCCTGGCCAGTTACGTGGACGTGGGCTTTAACCCGGTGCCGGACTGGTACGTGGGCACCGCCTTTCGCTACGAGCATTACAACCAGGGCGTGGGCGCCACCCGCAGCGGCAAGCTGACCACCCGCTACGATTTCACCCCCGAGTTCGCGGTGCGCGCCACCGTGAGCAACGGCTTCCGGGCGCCGTCCCTGGCCAACAGCCTGTTCAGTGCGCGCTCCACCACCTATGGCGTGGTGAACGGGGTGTATCAGTCGATCAACTACGGGGTATTGCCGGTGGGTTCGGCGGCTGCCCAGGCTCTCGGCGCCCAGGAACTCAAGCCCGAGCGCTCGACCAGCTTCAGCCTCGGTTTCACCCTTACACCCACCGATCGCCTGAACTTCACCGCCGACGCCTACGTGATCAACCTGCGTGATCGCATCACCCTGACCGGCACCTTGCTCGGCTCGGAGATCACCCAGGTGCTGCAAGGCAATGGCATCACGTCGACCTCCGGCGGGCAGTACTTCATCAACGGTGCCGACACCCGCACCAAGGGCCTGGACCTGGTGGGCAACTACAACCAGGACCTGGGCCAATACGGCGCGCTGAAGTGGACGGCGGCGTTCAACTGGAACCAGACCAAGATCCTCAACTACAAGGAGTCCACCACGATCCTCGGTACGTCCTATGACCTGATGGACCGCCAGGCGCGCAACCTGATCACCGGCGTGCAGCCCAGCACCAAGCTGATCCTGGGCGGCGACTGGAGCATCGACCGCTTCAATCTCAACCTGGCCCTGACCCGCTACGGCTCTTACAAAGAGGTCAACGTCTCGGACGACCGCAGCCTCGACCGGGTCTACAGCGCCAAATGGATCACCGACCTCGACCTTGGCTACAACCTCACCAAAGACCTCAACGTGGCCATCGGCGCCAAGAACCTGTTCGACGTCTACCCCAAGAAACAAGGCGTGCCCAGCAGCACCATGGTCAGCAGCTACGGCACCTATTCGCCCTACGGTTTTACCGGCGGGTACTACTACACCCGGCTGACTTACGCCTTCTAA
- a CDS encoding amino acid ABC transporter permease, with protein MPIVAKSYDLIDASSPVRQARVSTPIKALQVVPARHLWRWAGSIFAALVLLAIVHSLATNPRWEWGVFGQWFFSPSVLRGLGQTLLLTLLSTVFSIILGTALALARLSGSPLLAALAWGYIWFFRSMPALLVLIILYNFAYLYDHIVLGVPFTSVVFAEWSTVDVLSQFTVAVLGLSLMQAAYAAEIIRGGLIGVDAGQHEAAAALGLPASRRIFRIILPQALRSILPSGFNEIIGLVKGTSIVYVLALPELFYTVQVIYNRTQAVIPLLIVATVWYLIITTVLTSAQYYVERHFARGTARVLPPTPLQRLRAWLKEKTHG; from the coding sequence ATGCCCATCGTTGCCAAATCCTACGACCTGATTGACGCGTCCAGCCCGGTGCGTCAGGCCCGTGTGTCTACACCGATCAAAGCGCTGCAAGTGGTGCCCGCGAGGCATCTCTGGCGCTGGGCGGGGTCGATCTTCGCCGCGTTGGTGCTGCTCGCCATTGTGCATTCCCTGGCCACCAACCCGCGTTGGGAGTGGGGCGTGTTCGGCCAGTGGTTTTTCTCGCCGTCGGTGCTGCGCGGCCTCGGCCAGACGCTGCTGCTGACACTGCTGAGCACGGTGTTCAGCATCATCCTCGGTACCGCGCTGGCCCTGGCGCGGCTGTCGGGTTCGCCACTGCTGGCGGCCCTGGCGTGGGGCTATATCTGGTTTTTCCGCTCGATGCCGGCGCTGCTGGTGCTGATCATCCTCTACAACTTTGCGTATCTGTATGACCACATTGTGCTCGGCGTGCCGTTCACCAGCGTGGTGTTCGCCGAGTGGTCGACGGTGGATGTACTCAGCCAATTCACCGTGGCCGTGCTGGGCCTGAGCCTGATGCAGGCGGCCTACGCGGCAGAGATCATTCGCGGCGGCCTGATCGGTGTCGACGCCGGCCAGCATGAAGCGGCGGCGGCCCTCGGTTTGCCGGCCTCGCGGCGGATTTTCCGGATCATCCTGCCCCAGGCGCTGCGCTCGATTCTGCCGTCGGGTTTCAACGAAATCATCGGCCTGGTCAAGGGCACGTCCATCGTTTACGTGCTGGCCCTGCCGGAGCTGTTCTACACCGTGCAGGTCATCTACAACCGCACCCAGGCGGTGATCCCGCTGCTGATCGTCGCCACCGTGTGGTACCTGATCATCACTACCGTGCTCACCAGCGCCCAGTACTACGTCGAGCGCCACTTTGCACGCGGCACCGCGCGTGTGCTGCCGCCTACGCCGTTGCAGCGCCTGCGCGCCTGGCTGAAGGAGAAGACCCATGGCTGA